From the genome of Scytonema hofmannii PCC 7110, one region includes:
- a CDS encoding cyanophycinase, with the protein MVASEIKRQLVIIGGAEDKEADCQILREFVRRAGGTKARIVIMTAATELPREVGENYIRVFERLGAENVRILDTETRNDASSSTALEAVNKATGIFFTGGDQARITSVLKDTDLDQAIHNRYSEGIVVGGTSAGAAVMPDVMIVEGDSETNPRMNIVDMGPGMGFLPGVVIDQHFSQRGRLGRLIAALAQQPAVLGFGIDENTAMIVTDNQFEVVGEGCITVVDDSSVMHSNVDDILKDEPLAICGARLHILPHGYKFDLKTRKPILDSYTTANTLTPIVTPAA; encoded by the coding sequence ATGGTAGCTAGTGAAATCAAACGACAGTTGGTCATTATTGGAGGTGCGGAAGACAAAGAAGCCGACTGTCAAATTCTTCGAGAGTTTGTTCGCCGTGCAGGAGGTACAAAAGCCAGGATTGTTATTATGACGGCAGCGACAGAGCTGCCAAGAGAAGTTGGAGAAAATTATATTAGAGTCTTTGAACGCCTTGGAGCTGAGAATGTTCGTATACTTGACACTGAAACTCGCAATGATGCGTCTTCATCTACAGCATTAGAAGCAGTTAATAAAGCTACTGGTATATTTTTTACAGGAGGAGACCAAGCTCGGATCACAAGTGTTCTGAAAGATACCGATCTCGATCAAGCTATCCACAATCGTTACTCTGAAGGAATAGTCGTAGGGGGAACAAGTGCGGGTGCTGCGGTTATGCCTGACGTGATGATTGTAGAGGGTGACTCAGAAACAAATCCTCGGATGAATATTGTAGATATGGGTCCTGGTATGGGTTTTTTACCAGGAGTAGTTATAGACCAGCACTTCTCACAACGCGGGCGGTTAGGACGCTTAATTGCTGCTTTAGCACAGCAGCCTGCTGTCTTGGGATTTGGTATTGACGAGAATACAGCCATGATAGTGACCGATAACCAATTTGAAGTAGTTGGAGAAGGTTGTATTACAGTTGTTGATGACTCATCAGTCATGCACAGCAATGTTGATGACATTTTAAAGGATGAACCCTTAGCCATTTGCGGAGCACGACTTCATATTCTGCCACACGGTTACAAATTTGACTTAAAAACTCGCAAGCCTATCTTGGATAGTTATACTACGGCAAATACCTTGACGCCAATTGTTACACCAGCTGCATAG
- a CDS encoding flavin-containing monooxygenase, which produces MKALQVCVIGAGVSGLVSAKTFLEEGYHVTVFEKQTGLGGVWEKSRAYPGLSIQNPRDTYAFSDYPMPSSYPEWPSGEQICAYLESYAQHFDVLEKIRFGAEVTAVKKFESQAEDRPMWIVNVNFQDDARGGVKQEQFEFDFVVVCNGTLSIPNTPNFPGMKEFIASGGKILHSTQFYDRSQIEGKRVVVVGFGKSATDIATVTATEAKECTLVFRQVLWKIPKFFLGLINVKYVLLTRFAESWMPYRTLQGWEKILHTIGKPLVWAFWRANETLLRLQFSLDACRMLPDQPINKLIGCSIGLAPQGFFELVRSGKIHPKKTGIKEFSSTGLKLENGEDLDADVVIFGTGFRQDIPFLEKKYLRQIIDEKSIIHLYRHLIHPLVPQMGFVGYNYSGCAQLTSEIGARWLVEYFKGNLTLPSQEEILEDIEAELEWRKKERPYAILGGACITPFTFHYIDELMKDMGLKKRRKPWNPIGEFMMPADPSAYKNLRQELLANKS; this is translated from the coding sequence ATGAAAGCGTTACAGGTGTGTGTCATTGGAGCTGGAGTTAGCGGTTTAGTTTCAGCTAAGACTTTTCTTGAAGAAGGTTATCATGTCACAGTTTTTGAGAAACAGACGGGGCTAGGTGGTGTATGGGAAAAGTCAAGGGCTTACCCAGGACTTTCTATCCAGAATCCCCGAGATACATATGCGTTCTCAGACTATCCCATGCCAAGCTCCTATCCAGAATGGCCATCAGGGGAGCAAATATGTGCTTACTTAGAATCTTACGCACAGCACTTTGATGTTCTAGAAAAAATTCGGTTTGGTGCGGAAGTGACTGCAGTCAAAAAGTTTGAGTCTCAAGCTGAAGATCGCCCAATGTGGATTGTTAACGTCAATTTTCAAGACGATGCTCGAGGTGGTGTCAAACAAGAGCAGTTCGAGTTCGACTTTGTCGTGGTGTGCAATGGGACTCTTAGTATCCCCAATACACCCAATTTCCCAGGAATGAAAGAGTTCATAGCATCTGGAGGGAAAATATTACACTCGACTCAATTTTACGATCGCTCTCAAATTGAGGGCAAACGCGTTGTTGTTGTAGGTTTTGGTAAATCAGCTACTGATATAGCTACAGTTACTGCTACCGAAGCAAAAGAGTGTACGCTTGTTTTCCGTCAAGTATTGTGGAAAATTCCTAAGTTTTTCCTGGGTCTGATCAATGTCAAATATGTTCTCTTAACACGGTTTGCAGAATCTTGGATGCCTTACCGCACGCTTCAAGGGTGGGAGAAAATTCTGCACACTATTGGAAAACCTCTTGTGTGGGCTTTCTGGCGAGCTAACGAGACGCTGTTACGCTTGCAGTTTTCTCTTGATGCTTGTAGGATGCTTCCCGATCAACCTATCAACAAACTCATAGGCTGTAGCATTGGTTTAGCCCCTCAAGGCTTTTTCGAACTCGTGCGCTCGGGTAAAATTCATCCGAAAAAAACAGGAATCAAAGAGTTTTCTAGTACTGGGTTGAAGCTGGAAAACGGAGAGGATTTGGATGCAGATGTTGTTATATTTGGAACAGGATTTCGTCAAGATATCCCCTTTTTGGAAAAGAAATATCTTCGGCAAATTATAGACGAAAAAAGTATAATTCATCTATACCGCCATCTGATTCATCCTCTAGTTCCACAGATGGGTTTTGTTGGCTATAACTATAGCGGATGTGCTCAATTAACATCAGAAATAGGTGCTCGATGGCTAGTAGAGTATTTTAAAGGAAACTTAACTTTGCCATCTCAGGAGGAAATTCTTGAAGATATAGAAGCAGAGTTGGAATGGAGAAAGAAAGAAAGACCATACGCTATATTGGGTGGAGCATGCATTACTCCATTTACTTTTCATTACATAGATGAACTGATGAAAGACATGGGCCTTAAGAAGAGGAGAAAACCGTGGAATCCGATTGGAGAATTTATGATGCCAGCCGATCCGTCTGCCTACAAAAATCTTCGACAGGAATTGCTAGCTAATAAATCTTGA
- a CDS encoding acetate--CoA ligase family protein, with product MVQDRVADPIRVNARKTDAFDIFNFKHFVGANPYLETGALVFDFTLTELTQPLPVEEYVAVISDRYPNLGNETYDSYAHLFARTLSEVGKLQMDLHLDRWGIKPYPNFTRISLQSLHERTTRAVVYFVWDWFEAITRDKEITFDEQISNLQKRFRQSVYGGPTVYALLRTASRKGIPAFYLWDEGLTQYGYGKKQVRGVATTFDCDSHVDSDFTTRKDDCKAFLSTLGFPVPKGDIVITEREALSVAREIGYPVAVKPVVGHKGIGVTAEVRDEYELESAFDRALKAIPENEPSRIIVEKSIIGADYRLLCVNGRFVAVTERRPAWVVGDGDSTIEELIREENRKPGRWDTPTSAMAKIQSDEAMEQYLEQQRLSLDSIIEKDRKVYLRKVANLSSGGVSIDATRDIHPDNIILAQDIAQHFRLICLGIDVIARNLNESWKSGDFAILEINAAPGILMHLNPAIGESVDVPSHILETFYKSGTDARIPIITFNNISVHDLQETIDHILLQHPDWTVGAVCRDGVFVNRAAKILNKDYNVNLLTLLRNPKLDLLIAEYEGEILEKEGMFYYGSNIVVLDNPTETEMILARDIFEDSTVVIRRRDNVSIRRKGLIEEYSLGEDEPFTRVYLKEVGTVL from the coding sequence ATGGTTCAAGACAGAGTTGCAGACCCAATCCGCGTTAACGCAAGAAAGACTGATGCGTTCGATATTTTCAACTTTAAGCATTTCGTTGGAGCAAATCCCTATTTAGAAACAGGGGCATTGGTATTTGATTTTACTTTGACTGAATTGACACAACCTCTGCCTGTAGAGGAGTATGTTGCAGTCATTAGCGATCGCTATCCAAATTTGGGTAACGAAACATACGACTCCTATGCTCATCTGTTTGCCCGAACTTTATCAGAAGTTGGAAAGCTGCAAATGGATTTGCACCTCGACAGATGGGGTATAAAACCGTATCCGAATTTTACGAGGATTAGCTTGCAGTCACTGCACGAACGCACAACACGGGCTGTTGTTTACTTTGTTTGGGATTGGTTTGAAGCCATAACTCGAGACAAAGAAATTACCTTTGACGAACAAATTTCAAACCTTCAAAAGAGATTTCGGCAATCTGTCTACGGTGGGCCAACAGTCTACGCTTTACTGCGAACAGCTTCTAGAAAAGGTATTCCTGCCTTTTACCTGTGGGATGAAGGACTCACCCAGTACGGGTATGGCAAGAAACAGGTTCGGGGTGTAGCCACAACATTTGATTGTGACAGCCATGTAGATTCCGACTTCACAACCCGTAAAGATGACTGTAAAGCTTTTTTGAGTACTTTGGGATTCCCAGTTCCTAAGGGAGATATTGTTATTACAGAAAGGGAAGCACTCTCAGTCGCTAGAGAGATTGGTTACCCAGTAGCAGTGAAACCAGTCGTTGGTCACAAAGGAATTGGAGTCACAGCAGAAGTGCGAGACGAGTACGAACTAGAATCTGCTTTCGATCGCGCACTCAAGGCAATTCCAGAAAACGAGCCAAGCCGTATCATCGTTGAGAAAAGCATTATAGGTGCCGATTATCGACTGCTATGTGTCAATGGTAGATTTGTTGCTGTTACGGAACGTCGTCCTGCATGGGTAGTCGGTGACGGGGACTCAACCATTGAAGAATTAATCCGAGAAGAAAACCGAAAACCAGGACGGTGGGACACTCCAACCTCAGCAATGGCTAAAATTCAGTCTGATGAGGCAATGGAACAGTACCTCGAACAGCAGCGCTTGTCACTCGATAGCATCATTGAGAAAGATCGTAAAGTTTATCTTCGCAAAGTTGCTAACCTCTCATCAGGAGGAGTCAGCATTGATGCAACCCGTGACATTCACCCTGACAATATTATTTTGGCGCAAGACATTGCCCAACACTTCCGACTCATTTGCTTGGGGATCGATGTCATTGCTCGAAATCTTAACGAATCTTGGAAGTCAGGGGACTTTGCCATCCTAGAAATTAACGCTGCGCCAGGAATTTTGATGCATCTTAACCCTGCTATAGGAGAAAGCGTTGATGTCCCTTCACATATCCTAGAAACTTTTTATAAGTCAGGTACAGATGCCAGAATACCCATAATTACCTTTAACAACATCTCCGTACATGACCTTCAAGAAACAATAGACCATATTCTTTTACAACATCCTGACTGGACAGTAGGTGCTGTTTGTCGTGACGGAGTTTTCGTCAATCGTGCGGCAAAAATCCTTAATAAGGATTACAACGTCAACCTCCTAACATTGCTACGCAATCCCAAACTTGATTTGCTGATTGCTGAGTATGAAGGAGAAATTTTAGAGAAGGAAGGAATGTTCTATTACGGCAGTAATATAGTCGTTCTAGATAACCCTACGGAAACTGAGATGATACTAGCACGGGATATTTTTGAGGACTCCACTGTTGTGATCAGAAGACGAGACAATGTTTCCATCAGACGTAAGGGGTTGATTGAAGAATATTCTTTGGGAGAGGATGAACCGTTTACACGGGTTTATCTCAAGGAAGTTGGCACAGTTTTGTAA
- a CDS encoding RNA-guided endonuclease InsQ/TnpB family protein, translating into MYKTLPVKARFTDIEEAFWIDQCQHANSLINCALYHVRQTHYSRLEESDNAFTTYWRGDELRHGWKTYKCFTTYPELDKVLKDNPHYKALAAQAAQQTLKSVGESITSYNGLVNAYYRGEVDRPALPQYRKSGGLAAVTFPRQALTYKDGCFYPSISRETKPHLLTEIAVPLPEFIDSDWVKEVTVRPCYGQLWIDWVIDDGKQIVEINPNLDYTQAWSFDHGGNNWLTGVSTLGQSLIIDGRKLSSMNQAYCRIVAKYKQGKSDFYWDSNLDRIQRKRNNQMRDAINKAARFIINRCLADGIGNLIIGWNEGQKNGSDMGKRGNQNFVPIPTARLIERLKQLCPEYGIVLTITEESYTSKSSFLDDDFLPTFGEKPDGWKPSGERIERGLYKTKKGFLINADCNGAANIAKKVATQLGLVLVKVGRAVLSLPHRYDLFRDLKNSFRNTLRSASLEHGVTTM; encoded by the coding sequence GTGTACAAAACTTTACCAGTTAAGGCAAGGTTCACAGATATTGAAGAAGCGTTTTGGATTGACCAATGCCAACACGCTAACAGTTTGATTAATTGTGCTCTTTATCATGTTCGTCAAACTCATTATTCAAGACTTGAAGAGTCTGATAATGCATTCACAACTTATTGGCGTGGTGATGAATTGCGGCACGGTTGGAAGACATACAAATGTTTTACGACTTATCCCGAACTAGATAAAGTTCTTAAGGATAATCCACATTACAAGGCTCTGGCTGCACAAGCGGCACAGCAAACATTGAAATCTGTAGGGGAATCAATTACTTCTTACAATGGATTGGTTAATGCCTACTACAGAGGTGAGGTAGACAGACCCGCGTTACCACAATATAGGAAAAGCGGTGGACTTGCGGCAGTTACGTTCCCAAGACAAGCACTTACTTATAAAGATGGTTGTTTTTATCCATCAATTAGTAGAGAAACCAAACCGCATTTGTTAACTGAAATTGCTGTACCCTTGCCTGAATTCATTGATTCGGATTGGGTTAAAGAAGTGACAGTTCGTCCTTGTTACGGTCAGTTGTGGATTGATTGGGTTATCGATGACGGTAAACAGATTGTTGAAATTAATCCCAATCTTGATTACACCCAAGCATGGAGTTTTGACCACGGTGGAAATAACTGGCTAACAGGTGTTTCAACACTGGGACAAAGCTTAATCATTGATGGGAGAAAGTTAAGTTCAATGAATCAAGCTTATTGTCGGATTGTTGCCAAATATAAGCAGGGAAAGTCTGATTTCTACTGGGATTCAAATCTTGATAGGATTCAACGCAAACGCAATAATCAGATGCGTGATGCTATTAATAAAGCAGCAAGATTCATTATTAATCGATGTCTTGCTGATGGTATTGGAAATCTTATTATCGGTTGGAATGAAGGGCAGAAAAATGGTTCCGATATGGGCAAGCGTGGGAACCAAAATTTTGTGCCAATCCCGACTGCTAGATTGATTGAACGGCTTAAACAACTTTGTCCTGAATACGGGATTGTTTTAACAATTACTGAAGAGAGCTACACCTCCAAGAGTTCATTTTTGGATGATGATTTCCTACCTACATTTGGTGAAAAACCCGACGGATGGAAGCCATCAGGTGAAAGAATTGAACGTGGTCTTTACAAAACCAAAAAAGGTTTTTTAATCAATGCGGATTGCAACGGCGCAGCCAACATTGCAAAGAAAGTAGCCACACAGCTAGGACTTGTTCTAGTTAAGGTGGGTAGGGCAGTTTTGAGTCTGCCACATCGGTATGATTTGTTCCGCGATCTAAAGAATTCATTTCGTAATACGTTACGGAGTGCCTCTTTAGAGCACGGAGTAACAACCATGTAG
- a CDS encoding NAD(P)-binding domain-containing protein has product MNSTTNFFEYLIIGAGPAGIQLGYFLEKSKRSYIILESGTNAGTFFKNFPRHQKLISINKVYTGYNDTEINLRWDWNSLLNDHQEISFKNYSKEYFPNTEDLVRYLNDFTARFHLKVKYGCQVVRIAKQNAFEVTDSNNNVYYAERLIVATGFQKPYIPSISGIELAEKYTDVSINPEDFINQKVLIIGKGNSGFETADHLIGTAASIHIVSRTPLSMAWKTRYVGNLRAVNNNFLDTYQLKSQNAVLDASISKIEFRDGKYLVSFSYSHASGEKEEIIYDRVIVCTGFRFDDSIFDESCKPDLVINNRFPDQTSEWESTNIKDLYFAGTLMHMRDYRKKQSGFIHGFRYNVRALNSILQHKYHQEQLPHQIVKVTPKTLTEAILNRVNTSSGLWQQTGFLCDLIVLSNDEQVAKYYQELPKDYIHENQLTHCNHCYTISLEFGSEVDEMSDPFAINRVHKDDFENASLSAFIHPVVRCFCYGKLIAEHHIIEDLASEWLEEVHIKPLLAFLEHQLSNSLMPVGN; this is encoded by the coding sequence ATGAATTCAACAACTAACTTTTTTGAATATTTAATTATCGGTGCTGGTCCAGCAGGAATACAGTTAGGATATTTCTTAGAAAAATCCAAACGGAGTTACATAATTTTAGAATCTGGAACCAATGCTGGAACTTTTTTTAAAAACTTTCCACGACATCAAAAATTGATTTCTATTAATAAAGTTTACACAGGGTATAACGATACAGAAATCAATCTGAGATGGGACTGGAATTCTCTATTGAACGATCATCAAGAAATTTCGTTTAAGAATTACAGCAAGGAATACTTTCCAAATACAGAAGACCTTGTCAGATATCTCAATGATTTTACTGCTCGCTTTCACCTTAAAGTTAAGTATGGTTGTCAAGTTGTCAGAATTGCTAAACAGAATGCCTTTGAAGTTACAGATAGTAATAACAATGTTTATTATGCAGAGCGTCTGATTGTGGCAACGGGTTTTCAAAAACCTTACATTCCTTCTATTTCTGGCATTGAATTGGCAGAAAAATACACTGATGTTTCCATAAATCCTGAAGACTTTATCAACCAAAAAGTCTTGATTATTGGTAAAGGTAATTCTGGTTTTGAAACTGCCGATCATCTTATTGGAACTGCTGCATCAATTCACATAGTTAGTAGAACTCCTTTATCTATGGCATGGAAAACCAGGTATGTGGGAAATCTACGGGCTGTTAACAATAATTTTTTGGATACGTACCAACTCAAATCACAAAATGCTGTTTTGGATGCCAGTATTAGTAAAATAGAGTTTCGAGATGGTAAATATTTGGTGTCTTTTTCTTACAGTCATGCTAGCGGAGAAAAAGAAGAGATAATTTACGATCGCGTTATTGTTTGTACTGGATTTCGCTTCGATGATTCTATTTTTGATGAATCATGTAAACCTGACTTAGTTATCAATAACCGTTTTCCCGATCAAACGAGTGAATGGGAATCTACCAACATCAAGGACTTGTATTTTGCCGGAACACTCATGCATATGCGCGATTATCGCAAGAAGCAATCCGGTTTTATTCATGGATTTCGCTATAATGTTCGGGCTTTGAATTCCATCTTACAGCATAAATACCATCAGGAGCAATTACCCCATCAGATTGTTAAAGTGACTCCTAAAACTTTAACAGAAGCAATTCTCAATAGAGTCAATACAAGTTCAGGATTGTGGCAACAAACAGGATTTTTGTGTGACTTAATAGTTTTATCAAATGACGAACAAGTTGCCAAATATTATCAGGAACTCCCTAAAGACTATATACATGAAAACCAATTGACTCATTGCAATCATTGCTACACAATCTCTTTAGAGTTTGGGTCTGAAGTGGATGAGATGTCAGATCCTTTTGCCATCAATCGCGTTCACAAAGATGATTTTGAAAATGCTTCTCTAAGTGCTTTCATTCATCCAGTTGTTCGGTGTTTCTGTTATGGCAAGTTAATTGCAGAACACCACATCATTGAAGATTTGGCAAGCGAATGGTTAGAGGAAGTGCATATTAAACCACTCCTCGCATTCTTAGAGCATCAGCTTTCAAATTCACTGATGCCTGTTGGTAATTGA
- a CDS encoding alpha-amylase family glycosyl hydrolase, translating into MTSLIEFDLFAPRNKSTALIASFSDWKEIPMDKCEDGYFRTQVELEDGVYQYKFRIQTKSPQFEPDRWIDVIDPYATDVDEERKVAIVRIKDGKKIVDTYVWQHDRTPLPNNHELVIYEMHVADFTGGEVDPYKRGRYVDAIEKLDYLSELGINAIELMPVNEYPGDYSWGYKVRHYFATESSYGSTEDLKRFIDECHSRGIRIFMDGIYNHTDEECPLLLIDRNYWYYEHMHYPEDPANYWGPEFNYNNYDEKLDVKPAWKYVGDIVRFWVQEYHIDGIRFDAVRQLANDEFLTWLAQKSKNNTASKPIFNIAEHIPDTSKITTPEGPLDSCWHESFRYFVLPHISGEMFEPEKLKEVLDPRRQGYAATTNVINYLATHDREYLLRELGDRGIFDEDAFKRTKLAAVLLMTAMGIPMLWMGEEFGEHKRKSKNVTQPKKIAWPLLEKDQNRDLFEHYKKLIALRKQNSALQNDNIEFFHENFEAKILAYVRWNEQGNRVVVVANFSEQNYDEYRVSNFPCAGKWHEWIEGYDLEASDDRIILNLEAYQAKVLVQ; encoded by the coding sequence ATGACAAGTTTAATTGAATTTGATTTATTTGCTCCCCGCAATAAAAGTACTGCTCTTATTGCCTCTTTCTCAGACTGGAAAGAGATACCAATGGATAAGTGTGAGGATGGTTATTTTCGCACGCAAGTAGAACTTGAAGATGGAGTGTATCAGTATAAATTTCGCATACAAACAAAAAGCCCCCAATTTGAGCCAGATCGATGGATAGATGTTATCGATCCCTATGCAACAGATGTTGATGAAGAGAGAAAAGTTGCTATAGTACGCATCAAAGATGGAAAAAAGATTGTTGATACCTATGTTTGGCAGCACGATCGCACACCATTACCTAACAATCATGAATTAGTTATATACGAAATGCACGTTGCGGATTTCACTGGCGGCGAAGTTGATCCATACAAGCGTGGAAGATATGTAGATGCTATCGAAAAGTTAGATTATCTCAGCGAATTGGGAATAAATGCGATCGAATTAATGCCAGTTAATGAATATCCTGGTGACTACAGCTGGGGATATAAAGTCCGCCATTACTTTGCTACAGAATCTAGTTATGGTTCAACAGAAGATTTAAAGCGCTTTATTGACGAATGCCATAGCAGAGGAATTCGCATTTTCATGGATGGAATTTACAACCATACCGATGAAGAATGCCCTCTCTTGCTGATTGACCGAAATTATTGGTACTACGAACATATGCATTATCCGGAAGACCCTGCTAATTACTGGGGACCGGAGTTTAACTACAACAACTACGATGAAAAGTTAGACGTTAAGCCCGCCTGGAAGTACGTTGGAGATATCGTAAGATTTTGGGTTCAAGAATATCACATTGATGGAATTCGTTTTGATGCGGTGCGACAATTGGCTAACGATGAGTTTTTAACTTGGCTAGCGCAAAAATCCAAAAATAACACTGCATCCAAACCGATTTTCAATATAGCCGAACACATTCCCGACACCAGCAAAATCACAACTCCAGAAGGACCCTTAGATTCTTGCTGGCATGAAAGTTTTCGCTATTTTGTTCTACCACATATTAGTGGAGAAATGTTTGAACCAGAAAAACTAAAGGAAGTTTTAGACCCCAGGCGACAGGGTTATGCAGCAACAACAAACGTTATAAATTATTTGGCAACTCACGATCGCGAATACTTATTGAGAGAATTAGGCGATCGTGGTATCTTTGATGAAGATGCATTTAAAAGAACCAAGTTAGCAGCCGTACTACTTATGACAGCAATGGGTATTCCTATGCTGTGGATGGGTGAAGAGTTTGGAGAACACAAGCGCAAAAGTAAAAACGTCACTCAGCCTAAAAAGATAGCATGGCCGTTGCTAGAGAAAGACCAAAACCGAGATTTATTTGAGCACTATAAAAAACTTATTGCCTTACGCAAACAAAATTCTGCTTTGCAGAACGACAATATAGAATTTTTCCATGAAAATTTCGAGGCTAAAATTTTGGCATATGTTCGTTGGAACGAACAGGGGAACCGCGTTGTTGTCGTTGCGAATTTCTCCGAGCAAAATTATGATGAATATCGCGTTTCTAACTTTCCCTGTGCTGGCAAATGGCATGAGTGGATAGAAGGTTACGATCTCGAAGCTAGTGACGATCGCATCATACTCAACCTTGAGGCATATCAAGCAAAAGTCTTAGTACAGTGA